A DNA window from Impatiens glandulifera chromosome 7, dImpGla2.1, whole genome shotgun sequence contains the following coding sequences:
- the LOC124944469 gene encoding NADH dehydrogenase [ubiquinone] 1 alpha subcomplex subunit 2 encodes MAWKGQLSRNLKELRILFSQASPASSSTRAFVENNYKDLKTLNPKLPILIRECSGIEPQLWARYDMGMERGIRLEGMTETQILKALEDLNKAGAAINKS; translated from the exons ATGGCATGGAAGGGACAGTTATCTCGGAACCTGAAGGAGCTGAGAATACTCTTCAGTCAGGCATCACCTGCAAGCTCTTCTACTag AGCATTTGTAGAGAACAACTACAAGGATCTGAAAACGCTCAACCCCAAACTCCCTATACTGATTCGTGAATGCAGTGGGATCGAGCCACAGCTGTGGGCTAGATACG ATATGGGAATGGAGAGGGGTATTCGGTTGGAAGGAATGACTGAGACGCAGATATTGAAGGCATTAGAGGATCTTAACAAAGCTGGTGCAGCTATTAATAAAAGCTGA